The following proteins come from a genomic window of Chlamydiales bacterium:
- a CDS encoding TRAM domain-containing protein: MAISTNFVRILFMLLSVICMIAFAARIQIHPGLNDYLFGTILGLIIGGVVLGLDLMFHRFTLRSFNAVILGLFIGYLMALALLLILDTILEIFPIQTHHAFIEMIRIFIFLFGSYFGVIMTLRASNQLYLTIPFIKLTPAKSHIKHILLDISALCDPRIIDLAASGLLDKQLIIPHFVLKELHHQEEGNDPDASIRAKRALEVIKQLERKTELGLSYHQTDFPEVQDLTDKVFRLARLLDANILSLDLNRTQSQDTTVKVINIHSLINGLKPLMQKGEEMKVKIQRQGKENLQGVGYCEDGTMVVVNGGGEHMGEIVTAHVLSVKHTSSGRMIFCNIIENKNHDAENLS, encoded by the coding sequence GTGGCGATTTCAACCAATTTTGTACGCATTTTATTCATGCTCCTAAGTGTGATTTGTATGATAGCTTTTGCTGCCCGGATACAAATTCATCCTGGTTTGAATGACTATCTCTTTGGGACGATTTTAGGATTAATAATAGGTGGAGTAGTTCTTGGATTAGATCTTATGTTTCATCGTTTTACCCTTCGTTCTTTTAATGCGGTGATCCTTGGTCTGTTTATCGGATATCTCATGGCTCTTGCTCTTCTTTTGATTCTTGATACTATTCTGGAGATATTTCCTATCCAAACTCACCATGCTTTTATTGAAATGATTCGTATTTTCATTTTTCTATTTGGGTCTTATTTTGGAGTGATAATGACATTACGCGCATCTAATCAACTTTATTTAACCATTCCATTTATCAAACTTACTCCTGCTAAGAGTCATATTAAGCATATCCTTCTTGATATTTCTGCTCTTTGTGATCCACGAATTATTGATCTAGCTGCCTCAGGACTTTTAGATAAACAACTCATTATTCCCCATTTTGTCTTAAAAGAGCTGCATCATCAAGAAGAGGGAAATGATCCAGATGCGAGCATAAGAGCAAAAAGAGCTCTCGAAGTAATCAAACAATTAGAGAGGAAAACAGAATTAGGTTTAAGTTATCATCAAACTGATTTTCCAGAAGTCCAAGATTTGACTGATAAAGTTTTTAGATTAGCTCGTCTTTTAGATGCAAACATTCTTTCCCTCGATCTCAACCGTACTCAAAGTCAAGACACAACAGTAAAAGTCATTAATATCCACTCCCTGATCAACGGCCTAAAACCTCTGATGCAAAAAGGTGAAGAAATGAAAGTCAAAATTCAACGTCAAGGTAAAGAAAATCTTCAAGGAGTAGGTTATTGTGAAGATGGCACAATGGTTGTAGTGAATGGAGGAGGTGAGCATATGGGGGAAATAGTGACTGCTCATGTGCTTTCTGTGAAACATACTTCCTCTGGAAGGATGATTTTTTGTAATATTATCGAGAATAAAAATCATGATGCAGAAAACTTATCCTGA
- the acpS gene encoding holo-ACP synthase — protein sequence MMQKTYPESIIGIGTDIIAIHRIKKAVHRHGERFIDRLFTEKERAYCTSQKDPFPRYTGRFAAKEAIVKTLGIYPDIQIQWREIEILNDTCGKPEVYLSKRLQEVFLFHRFFISISHCKDYATAMALLVGGVDEKT from the coding sequence ATGATGCAGAAAACTTATCCTGAATCTATTATTGGGATTGGAACAGATATTATTGCAATCCATCGAATCAAAAAAGCCGTTCATCGGCATGGAGAGCGTTTTATCGATCGTCTTTTTACAGAAAAAGAAAGAGCTTATTGTACAAGTCAAAAAGATCCCTTTCCCCGTTATACAGGAAGATTTGCTGCCAAAGAAGCGATTGTTAAAACACTTGGCATCTATCCTGATATCCAAATTCAGTGGCGAGAAATAGAAATTTTGAATGATACTTGTGGAAAACCTGAAGTCTATTTATCAAAACGACTTCAAGAAGTATTTTTATTTCATCGCTTTTTTATTTCGATCAGTCATTGCAAAGATTATGCAACTGCAATGGCTCTCTTAGTTGGAGGCGTAGATGAAAAAACATAA
- a CDS encoding diphosphate--fructose-6-phosphate 1-phosphotransferase, giving the protein MTSPLEFARLNDKPSLPICLHNLSSMRAVAGRSTEAVGNQKEIKNLLPRTYGQPVLRFQQGKKKIQTPLRLGVVFSGGPAPGGHNVIIGLFDALKALHSQSRLFGFLDGPLGVINHLYIELNEEILANYLNTGGFDLIGSGRTKIETAEQFVLSRKSVESLALDGLIIIGGDDSNTNAALLAEYFDREGCQTRVIGVPKTIDGDLKNDEIETSFGFDTACKTYAELIGNIARDALSTKKYYHFIKLMGRSASHIALECALQTHPNITLIGEEIAARRMTLRQITSFIANKIYERAKRNKHYGVILIPEGLITCIVDIQDLIEELNTLVKNEIKDPKARLSVEGRKMFEALPKEIAHQLLFDRDSHGNVQVSHVSTEHLLIGMVKDILKQRSDDCKKFLPIDHFLGYEGRSCPPSNFDADYSYTLGFAATLLVDGGYTGYLSTVHGLAGPSKEWEIGGVPMTMLMHLEKRQGEFKPVIRKTLVDLEGELFKSFVSYRDLWSLEDHYRYPGPIQFFGPEPLKNRRTLTLEKKI; this is encoded by the coding sequence ATGACAAGCCCTCTCGAATTTGCACGTTTAAATGATAAACCCTCTCTACCAATCTGTTTGCATAATCTTTCTTCAATGAGAGCAGTAGCAGGCAGGTCAACCGAAGCTGTCGGTAATCAGAAGGAGATTAAAAATTTATTACCAAGAACATATGGTCAACCTGTATTAAGATTTCAGCAAGGTAAAAAAAAAATACAGACGCCATTGCGTTTAGGAGTGGTTTTTTCTGGAGGTCCAGCACCAGGAGGTCATAATGTCATTATCGGTCTATTCGATGCTCTTAAAGCTCTACATTCTCAATCTCGTCTCTTTGGTTTTTTAGATGGGCCTTTGGGTGTGATCAACCATCTTTATATCGAACTCAACGAAGAAATTTTGGCTAATTATCTTAATACTGGGGGATTTGATTTAATTGGTTCAGGACGTACTAAGATTGAAACAGCTGAGCAGTTTGTATTGTCTCGTAAAAGTGTAGAATCTCTTGCTCTTGATGGCCTGATTATTATTGGGGGAGACGATTCAAATACCAATGCTGCTCTTTTAGCAGAATATTTTGATCGAGAGGGTTGTCAAACACGTGTCATTGGAGTACCAAAAACCATTGATGGTGATTTAAAAAATGATGAAATTGAAACTTCTTTTGGCTTTGATACAGCTTGTAAAACTTACGCAGAGCTGATAGGCAATATTGCAAGAGATGCTCTATCAACTAAAAAATACTATCATTTTATTAAATTAATGGGGCGTAGCGCCTCACATATTGCCCTTGAATGTGCCCTGCAAACCCACCCAAACATCACCTTAATTGGAGAAGAGATTGCTGCAAGAAGGATGACCTTAAGACAAATCACCTCTTTTATTGCGAATAAGATCTATGAACGGGCTAAACGAAATAAACATTATGGAGTGATACTGATCCCTGAAGGACTTATCACTTGTATTGTTGATATCCAAGATTTAATTGAAGAGCTGAATACCTTAGTAAAAAATGAGATCAAGGACCCTAAGGCCAGATTATCAGTTGAGGGGCGTAAAATGTTTGAGGCTCTGCCTAAAGAGATAGCGCATCAGCTTCTTTTTGATCGTGATTCTCATGGAAATGTTCAAGTGTCACATGTCTCGACTGAACATCTGCTGATCGGTATGGTGAAAGATATCTTAAAACAAAGATCAGATGACTGCAAAAAATTCCTTCCTATTGATCATTTTTTGGGATATGAAGGCCGCTCATGTCCTCCCTCGAATTTTGATGCAGACTATTCCTACACGCTGGGATTCGCAGCCACACTTTTGGTCGATGGAGGGTATACAGGTTATCTAAGTACAGTGCATGGACTTGCAGGACCAAGTAAAGAATGGGAAATTGGAGGGGTGCCAATGACCATGTTGATGCATTTAGAAAAACGACAAGGCGAATTTAAACCTGTAATCCGAAAAACTCTTGTTGACTTAGAAGGTGAGCTGTTTAAATCTTTTGTTTCCTATCGTGATCTTTGGAGCCTAGAGGATCATTACCGCTATCCAGGGCCTATTCAGTTTTTTGGTCCTGAACCACTTAAAAATCGAAGGACCCTCACTCTTGAGAAAAAAATATAA
- the lgt gene encoding prolipoprotein diacylglyceryl transferase, producing the protein MIFGYLHWDPDRVFFVLPYINHPMTFYGLFFAFGFLVGYFLVRKIFRKFLEQKGQSSEKANISSMQFADRLSMFVLFGTVIGARLGHVFFYGWSYYFNHPEDILRVWEGGLSSHGGAVGILISLLIFIWWNRQSKPKITFLCLLDLLVIPTAFAGGCIRMGNFMNQEINGIPTNLPWGIVFVHPVDGIPGVALHPVQIYESITYFGIFVFLFLIWRYRPSHIGVGLLSGWFFLLTFGLRFLIEFLKMPQNEWFDRESALTMGQFLSIPFVILGIYLLVFYYLHAKMEPYLKTNHKIFIAGSYGMVGSAIKRLLLSQGYTQLLTPSSQELDCVNQMAVRLFIHRHQPDIVIIAAGKVGGIYANTTYPADFIYTNLMIASNLIHESYQANVERLLYLGSTCIYPREAAQPIQEMSLLTGSLEKTNEAYAIAKIAGIKLCQYYRQQYDCQYIAVMPTNLYGPGDNYHPENSHVIPGLIHRFQKAKEENLSEVSIWGQGKALREFLYVDDLAKGCLYLLKYYNHPDHINIGSNEEVTIGQLANMIAQVVNYEGQLVQDLSKPDGIPRKKCDISRITQMGWHPEVSLKEGLKLTYQDYLGRINSSCFNHPKF; encoded by the coding sequence ATGATTTTTGGGTATCTTCACTGGGACCCCGATAGAGTTTTTTTTGTTCTCCCTTATATCAACCACCCTATGACTTTTTATGGGTTGTTTTTTGCCTTTGGTTTTTTAGTTGGTTATTTTTTAGTTCGGAAAATTTTTAGAAAATTTTTAGAACAAAAAGGGCAATCTTCTGAAAAAGCAAACATCTCTTCGATGCAATTTGCTGATAGGCTGTCGATGTTTGTTCTGTTTGGAACAGTTATTGGAGCTCGTCTTGGACATGTATTTTTCTATGGTTGGTCTTACTATTTTAATCATCCTGAGGATATTTTGAGAGTTTGGGAAGGAGGGTTATCGAGCCATGGTGGAGCTGTTGGAATTCTGATTAGTCTTTTAATTTTTATTTGGTGGAACCGTCAATCTAAACCAAAAATTACCTTTCTTTGTCTATTAGACCTCCTTGTGATTCCCACCGCTTTTGCAGGAGGATGTATTCGAATGGGAAATTTTATGAACCAAGAAATCAATGGAATCCCAACAAATCTCCCTTGGGGTATTGTCTTTGTCCACCCTGTTGATGGAATTCCAGGGGTAGCACTCCATCCAGTACAAATCTATGAATCTATCACTTATTTTGGGATCTTTGTATTCCTTTTTCTGATTTGGCGGTATCGTCCTTCTCATATTGGTGTAGGTTTATTAAGTGGTTGGTTTTTCTTGCTAACTTTTGGTTTGCGTTTTTTGATTGAATTTTTGAAAATGCCTCAGAATGAATGGTTCGATCGAGAATCTGCTTTAACAATGGGGCAATTTCTTAGTATTCCATTTGTCATTCTAGGTATCTATTTATTGGTTTTTTACTATTTACATGCAAAAATGGAACCCTATCTCAAGACTAATCACAAGATTTTTATTGCAGGGAGCTATGGGATGGTAGGGAGCGCGATTAAGCGTCTTCTTCTTAGTCAAGGATATACTCAACTTTTAACCCCTTCATCACAAGAGCTTGATTGTGTTAATCAAATGGCAGTACGTCTTTTTATTCATCGTCATCAACCAGATATTGTGATTATTGCAGCAGGAAAGGTTGGAGGAATCTATGCGAATACAACCTATCCTGCTGACTTTATTTATACAAATTTAATGATTGCTTCTAATCTTATTCATGAATCTTATCAAGCTAATGTCGAGCGTTTGCTTTATCTTGGAAGCACCTGCATCTACCCAAGAGAAGCAGCTCAACCGATTCAGGAAATGTCTCTTTTAACTGGATCACTTGAAAAAACTAATGAAGCTTATGCAATTGCTAAGATTGCTGGTATCAAACTTTGTCAATATTATCGTCAACAGTATGACTGTCAGTATATTGCAGTTATGCCAACTAATCTCTATGGTCCAGGAGATAACTACCATCCTGAAAATTCTCATGTCATTCCCGGCCTAATTCATCGTTTTCAAAAAGCTAAAGAAGAAAATCTCTCTGAAGTATCAATTTGGGGACAAGGGAAAGCATTGCGTGAATTTCTATATGTAGACGATCTAGCAAAAGGTTGTCTTTATCTCCTAAAATACTATAACCATCCTGATCACATTAATATTGGATCAAATGAAGAAGTGACAATTGGACAGCTAGCAAACATGATTGCACAAGTAGTGAATTACGAAGGCCAGCTAGTTCAAGATCTTTCTAAACCAGATGGGATACCTCGAAAAAAATGTGATATTTCTCGTATTACTCAAATGGGATGGCATCCAGAAGTTTCTTTAAAAGAGGGACTTAAATTGACTTATCAAGATTATTTAGGACGTATTAATAGTTCTTGTTTTAATCATCCTAAGTTTTAA
- the trxB gene encoding thioredoxin-disulfide reductase, translating into MKKHNKVIIIGSGPAGYTAALYTARANLEPVLYEGFFSGPAGGQLMTTTEVENYPGFPDGITGPKMMEAFRKQCVRFDTELLQEDVHRLDLSHRPFKVFGKKTIKTGDAIIIATGATAKKLDIPGAGEDEFWQKGVTACAICDGAMPIFRGKTLYVIGGGDSAVEEAIFLTKYGEKVYLVHRRDCLRASKIMAERAMNHPKIEILWNSVITKIDGERVVSSVTIQNVKTKETEIKEAAGVFFAIGHQPNTEFLQGQLKTNNGYLVVKAGSTHTSIDGVFAAGDVQDPIYRQAITAAGSGCMAAIDAERWLTENSG; encoded by the coding sequence ATGAAAAAACATAATAAAGTCATCATTATTGGATCAGGGCCTGCTGGATATACTGCTGCGCTTTATACTGCTCGTGCTAATCTTGAGCCTGTTTTGTATGAAGGGTTTTTTTCAGGACCTGCAGGTGGTCAACTGATGACAACAACCGAAGTAGAAAATTATCCTGGATTTCCTGATGGTATTACTGGTCCTAAAATGATGGAAGCTTTTCGTAAACAATGTGTAAGATTTGATACTGAACTATTACAAGAAGATGTCCATAGGCTGGATTTGTCTCACAGACCCTTTAAAGTATTTGGGAAAAAAACGATAAAAACAGGGGATGCGATTATCATTGCCACTGGAGCCACAGCAAAAAAACTGGATATCCCTGGAGCAGGAGAAGATGAATTTTGGCAAAAAGGCGTCACTGCATGTGCCATCTGTGATGGAGCGATGCCTATTTTTCGAGGAAAGACCCTTTATGTCATTGGGGGTGGTGACTCAGCGGTAGAAGAAGCCATCTTTCTTACTAAATATGGAGAAAAAGTGTATCTTGTTCACAGACGAGATTGCTTACGTGCTTCAAAAATCATGGCAGAACGTGCCATGAACCACCCAAAAATTGAAATCTTATGGAATTCAGTCATTACAAAAATTGATGGAGAAAGAGTTGTCTCCTCAGTAACTATCCAAAATGTGAAGACAAAAGAAACTGAGATAAAGGAAGCAGCAGGGGTATTTTTTGCTATTGGTCATCAACCAAATACCGAATTTCTACAAGGACAACTGAAGACAAATAATGGCTATCTTGTTGTAAAGGCTGGTTCCACTCATACAAGCATCGATGGTGTTTTTGCTGCTGGTGATGTTCAAGATCCAATTTATCGCCAAGCCATCACCGCAGCTGGAAGTGGTTGTATGGCTGCTATTGATGCAGAAAGATGGCTGACAGAAAATTCAGGTTAA